GTCGAACCTGCACGTGTACGCCGCGATGCGGGGCCAGTCGCTCGAGGAATTCCAGAAGACCCGCAACGCGCCGGGTGCCCTCTACTCGGTCTCGGGTGGTTCGGGGCCGGCGGGCAACTGGGACAAGAAGTGAGCAACGGGCTGCGCGTCATCTCGTCGATGGCCACGCGGGCCCTGCTGGCCGACCTGGCCGCGGACTGGGCGGCGGAGGGGGGCGATCCCGTGCGGGTCGAGTCCGTCGGTGGCGTGGACGCCGCGCGCCGCGTGGCCGCCGGCGAAGCCTTCGACGTGGTGGTGCTGGCGTCCGACGCCATCGACCGCCTGCTCGCCGCGGGCCACCTCGTGGCCGGCAGCAAGGTCGACCTCGTGCGCTGCGACGTCGCCATCGCCGTGCCGGAGGGGGCGCCGCATCCGTCCGTGGCGGACGAAGCCGGCCTGCGGGCGGCCGTCTCGGCCGCCTCGCGCATCGCGCTGTCCACCGGCCCGAGCGGCACGGCCCTCGTGAAGCTGTTCGAGCGCTGGGGCCTGGCCGACGCCGTGCGCGACCGGCTGGTGCAGGCGCCTCCGGGTGTGCCGGTGGGCCGGCTGCTGGCCGAGGGCGCGGCCGATATCGGTTTCCAGCAATTCAGTGAACTCCTCGGCTTGCCAGGCATCGCCGTGCTGGGCACGATGCCCCCCGGCCTGGAGATCGTGACCACCTTCAGCGCCGCGTGCTGCATCGCCGGCCGATCCATGGCCGACGTGCAGCCGCTGCTGGCCCGGTGGCGGTCCGCCGCCACCGATGAGATGAAACACCGCCACGGCATGATCGATGCCCGTGCGTGACCCCGACCTCGAACCCGATTCCTCAACCGTGAAGGAGATCTCCATGACGTCCATCCCCCGCCGGGCCCTCGGCCTCGCCATCGCGCTCGGCCTGCTCGGTGCCGCGGCGATGCCGGCCGCCGCGCAGGACTGGCCGACCAAGCCCGTGCGCATCCTGACGCCGTTCCCGGCCGGCGCCGGTCCCGAGGCCGTGGTGCGCGTGCTCGCCGAGAAGCTGCAGAAGAAGTGGGGCCAGCCGGTGATCGTGGAGAACCGTCCGGGCGGCAACGGCTTCATCGCCATCGACGCGTTCAAGCGCGGCGCCACCGATGGCACCGACCTGATCCAGCTCGACAACGTCCACCTCGTCGCGTACCCGTACCTCTTCAAGAAGCTGCCGTACGACCCCGTCAAGGACTTCGACCCGCTGACCCCGCTGTTCCGCACGTACTTCTTCGTCGGTGTGCCGGCGAACAGCAAGTACCGCACGGTCGGCGACATCGTCGCGGACGCGAAGGCCCGTCCCGGCGCGCTGAACTACGGCAGCTGGTCGGTGGGCAACCCGGTGCACCTGGGTTCCGCGCTGCTCGAGAGCATGACCAACACGCAGATGCAGCACGTCATCTACAAGGAGACGTCGATGCTCTACACCGGCGTGGCCACCGGTGAACTCGACTTCGCTCTCGGTTCGCTGGCCACCGCCGGTCCGCTGCAGCGCATGGGGCGCATCAAGTTCATCGCGGTGACGGCGCCCAAGCGCCACCCGGCCTTCCCCGACGTGCCCACGGTCGCCGAGTCCGGCGGTCCCGCCGGCTACGAGATGACCGGCTGGACCACCATCGCCGCGCCGAAGAACCTGCCGAAGGCGGTGGCCGACAAGATCCAGCACGACATCGAGGCCGCGCTGGCCGAGCCGGACATCAAGGACCGCTACGCCACGTTCGGCTACGAGACCTTCCCGACCACCCGCACGCAGTTCAACGCGTTCATCAACGCCGAGTCGGCCAAGTACGCCGACGTGATCAAGCGCGCGAAGGCCTCGCTGGACTGACCCCATGACGGCCCGACCTCTCCGTCGCATCGGCCTCGTCGGTTACGGCGAGGTGGGGCGCATCCTCGCCGAGGACCTGCGCGCCCAGGGCGTGGCCGTCTCCGCCTTCGACCTGAAGTTCGCGAAGGCGGACGAGGCGGCACCACTGCGTGCGCACGCCGAAGCGCACGGGGTGGCGGTGGCTGCATCCGCCCGCGCGCTGGCCGAAGGGGTGGACCTCGTCGTGTGCGCGGTCACCGCGAGCCAGACGCTCGCGGCGGCCGAGGCCAGTGCCCCGGGCTGCGCCGGCGGCACGTGGTTCCTCGACTTCAACTCGGCGTCGCCCGGGGCCAAGGCCCGCGCGGCGGCGCGCGTGAACGAGGCCGGCGGGCGCTACGTCGAGGGTGCGGTGATGACCAGCGTGCCGCCGTACCGCCTCCGCGTGCCGATGCTGCTGGGCGGCCCCGACGCGGACGCGCTCGCCGCGCTGCTGGACCCGCTCGGCTTCGCCGCGCGGGTCGCCAGCGACCGGCTCGGCGTGGCCTCGGCCACCAAGATGTGCCGCAGCGTGATCATCAAGGGCATGGAGGCGATGATGATCGAGAGCCTCGTCACCGCCCGCCACTACGGCGTGGAGGACAGCGTGCTCGCGTCCCTCGCCGAGACCTTCCCCCAGATCGACTGGGAGAAGCAGGCTGCCTACTTCTTCCAGCGCGTGATCGAACACGGCCGCCGCCGCAGCGAGGAAGTGCGCGAGGTGGCCGAGACCGTGCGCGAGGCCGGCCTCGTGCCCTGGAGCGCCGACGGCACGGCCGACCGCCAGGCCTGGGTGGCGAACCTGGCCGACGACGGTGTCTTCACGCCGCGCGACTCACCCGGCTTTGCCCGCAGCGCCGACTGGCGCACCGAGGCCGACCGGCTGCTCGCGCGGCTCCATCCCAGCCCCTGACCCGGAGATCCCGATGGTTTCGAACGACTTCCTGCACATGCGCAGGACGGTGATGCTCGCCCTCGCGGCAGCGGCCTGGCCCGCGGCGCGAGCCCAATCGACCAGGCCGCTGCGGCTCGTCGTGCCCTTCCCGCCGGGCGGTTCGACCGACATCCTCGCCCGCGCCATCGGCGCGAAGCTCGGGCCGGCGCTGGGCCAGACGGTGGTCATCGACAACAAGCCGGGGGCCGGCGGATCGCTCGGTGCGTCCGAGGTGGCCCGCGCGGAGCCGGATGGCCAGACGCTGCTGATGGGCCACATCGGCACGCTCGCCGTGAACCCGGCGCTGTACCCGAAGCTGCCGTACGACCCCGTGAAGAGTTTCGCGCCGGTGGCCTGGGTGGCGCGGGTGCCCAACCTCCTCGTGGTGAGTGCGCGATCGTCCATCAAGACGCTGGCCGACCTGGTCGCCCAGGCGCGTGCGACGCCGGGGCACCTGACCTATTCGTCGGGCGGCAACGGCAGCGCCGCGCACATCGCGTTCGAGTACCTGAAGCTGCAGGCGAAGTTCCCGATGCTGCACATCCCGTACCGTGGCACCGGTCCCTCCGTGACCGACCTGATGGGCGGCCAGGTGGATGCCACCTTCACCGGTTCGCCGGTGGTGCTGCCCCACGTACGCAGCGGGCAACTGCGCGCGCTGGCGGTGTCGAGTGTCAAGCGCCTGCCGTCGTTGCCCGACGTGCCCACGGTGGCCGAGTGCGGGTTCCCCGGCTTCGACGCCGACCAGTGGTACGGCGTGGTGGCACCGGCCGGCACGCCCGCGGCGGTGGTGACGCGGCTCAACGCGGAGATCAACAAGGCGCTGCAGAACCCGCAGGTGGCGCAGCAGCTCGACGGAGAGGGCGCCGTGCCGGTGCCCGGGTCACCGCAGGCCTTCGGCGAGCTGATCGCGCGGGAGATCCCCCGCTGGGCGAAGGTGGTCCGGGCCGGGAACATGCGCGCCGACTGAGGCGGTGCCGGCGCGCCGCCGGACGAGGCGGCGCTGCATCGCCCGCGCGGCCTCGCCCGCGCGCAGCGAGGCGAGCAGGGCACCCAGCGCGCACAGGGCCGCAAGCGCGAGCGGACCGAACGCGAAACGCTGCTGCGTCACGGTGTCGCGCACCAGCGCGGCGGTGCCGGGCTTGGAGAACGCCTCGCAGAGGGACTGCAGTTCGTCCGCCCGGAACGGGCCCAGGGTCGCCGGTGTTCCCGCCGCGCAGTTCGCAGCCGTCACCCGCGTGCCGTCCGACATCGCCCGGGCCGAGTCCGGCCCCAGCAGGAACCACACCTTGCTCGTGCGGAACTGCAGCAGTGCGCGGTCGGTGGCGAAGCCGGCCGCGAGCAGCATCAACGCGAAGATCGCGCACGCGACCAGCACCGTGCGCACGAACTGCAGGCCCGGCGTCGGGAGCTTGTCCTCCGCGATGCGGCACTGCTCGTGGTCGAACAGCGGGCCGCATGCGTTCACGTCCGCCAGGTCCTCGTCGTGGGCGACGGACCACCGCCCGAGCCGCCGCGCCTGCGCGAGCGTGCGCACTCGCGTGACGAAGAGGAACCGGAACTTCAGCAACCGGTCGCGCGCCTCGACGAGGGCGCCGATCTCGCGGTCCGCCATCGCCGCCCCACCCATCAGCAGCCGCCACACCCGCACCAGCACCGGGTGGGTCGACCGCGTGCGCCAGCAGAGCCAGCCCACGAGCACGCCCATGATCGCCGCGCCGACGAGCGGCACCGGCACCGAAAGCCATTCGCCGATGCCGGCGGCGAGGTCCGTGATCTGATCCATCCGTGTCCTTTCTCGTTGTTGTCCCAGGATGGACAGGATCGCAGGTTGGAGGCTCAGGGCATGAGCCACACCGAAGCGAAATCGCGTCACCCCGATGAACATCGGGGTCCACCCTCCGCTGGCGTGCCGCGGGGCAGTGGATCCCGGCGTTCGCCGGGATGACGGTTTGTTTACGATGCGGAGTCCCGTTCACGAGGTGTCCGCCATGACCCGCATCGCCACGCTCCGTCACCGCTTCCGCGAACTCCACGCCACTGGCTGCTTCGTCCTGCCGAACCCCTGGGACCGCGGCAGCGCCCGCTGGCTCGCGGGCCACGGCCACGTGGCGCTCGCCACCACCAGCTCGGGCTGTGCCTGGTCCCTCGGTCGGCCCGACGGCGGGATGGCCCGCGACGAGGTGCTCGAGCACCTGCGCGAGATGGTCGCGGCCACGGACCTTCCCGTGAACGCCGATTTCGAGAACGGCTTCGGGGCCGACCCGGCGGCCGTGGCCGAGAGCGTGCGGATGGCGGTGGACACCGGGGTCGCGGGCCTGTCGATCGAAGACTCGACGGGCAACCCGGCGCAACCGCTGTTCGACCTGGACATCGCGGTGGCCCGCTTGCGCGCCGCCCGCGCCGTGATCGACACCGCCGGCGGCGACACGCTGCTGGTGGGCCGCGCCGAGAACTTCTTCGTGGGCCGGCCCGACCTCGACGACACGCTCGTGCGCCTGAAGGCCTACGCCGAGGCGGGCGCCGACTGCCTCTACGCGCCGGGCATCCGCACCCGCGAGCAGATCGCCGCGGTGGTGGCGGCCGTGGCACCGAAGCCGGTCAACCTGCTGATCGGCTGGGCCAGCGACCTGACGATGGCCGACATCGCCGCGCTGGGCGTGCGCCGCGTGAGCGTGGGCGGCGCCCTCGCGCGCTCGGCCTGGGGCGGCTTCATGCGCGCCGCCCGCGGCCTGTCGGCGGGCCGCTTCGACGGCTTCGCCGACGCGGCCCCGGGTGTCGAACTCAACGCGTTCTTCGCAGGGCCGCCGTCGTCCACGTGACAGGCAAATCGCCTGGAACGCCTAGGATGGGGGCATCGTTGTCTTTCCCGCTGTGCCCATGACCCCCTTCGACAACGCCGTCGCGCTGCAGCCCCGGCCCGACGGCACCCAGACCGGCCACACCAGCCCCGCCTACGCCAACATGGTGGGCCCGTTCGGCGGCATCACCGCGGCCCAGGTCGTGCAGTCCGTGCTGAACCACCCGCAGCTGCTGGGCGAACCCGTGTCGCTGACGGTGAACTACTGCGCGGCGCTGGCCGACGGTGCGTTCACGGCCGTCGCGCGTCCCGTGCGCACGAACCGCTCCACGCAGCACTGGACGGTGGAACTGCAGCAGCAGGGCGAGGTGGTGGTGACGGCCACCGTGTTCACCGCGCTGCGCCGCGAGACCTGGCGGCACGACGAACACCGCATGCCCGACGTGCCCGAGCCCGAGACGCTCACGCCCATCCCGCCGCAGAACCGCGTGGCCTGGCTCGACCGCTACGAGATGCGCCTGCTGCAGGGCGGCATCCCGCAGAAGTGGGACGGCTCGGAACTGGCCGACAGCGTCACCCGCCTGTGGGTGCGCGACCAGCCGCCGCGGGCGCTGGACCACGCCTCGCTGACCGCACTGTGCGACGTGTTCTTCCCGCGCGTGTGGCGCCGCCGCGCGACGCCGGTGCCGGCGGGCACGGTGTCCATGACCATCTACTACCACGCCGACGGCGCGCTGCTGCGCGAGACCGGCGACGAGCCGCTGCTGGGCCAGGCGCAGGCCCAGGGCTTCCGGGGCGGCTACTTCGACCAGACCGCGCAGCTGTGGAACCGCCACGGCGAACTGCTCGCCACCACGCACCAGGTCGTCTACTACAAGGAATGACGGACCCTTGGTCCGCCGTGCCGGGGCCCTCGCGGACCCCGGCACGGCGCCTCGACGACACCGGCGGCACCTCGCCGGCGAAGACGGTCAGACCACCGCGATCGTGAACGTGTAGCTGCTGGTGGTGCCGCCGTCCGGCGACACCACGTCCACCTTGACGATGCTGCCGGCCGACACCGCGACGGTGGTGGCCGCGCCCGGCGTCACCGACGTGCCGTTCACCTTCAGCGACGACACCTTCGTCGACAGCGGCACGGGCTTGAACGACACGCTCGTGGTGCCGGCGGGCACGTTGATCGTGTACGCGTAGGTCCACGGGTCGAACTTGTCCGGCAGCGAGTTGGGCACGCCGTTGGCCGGCGCCGCCCAGAACACGTCCGTGCCCACGAGCTTGCCGCCCGTCAACTCGACGTGGCTCAGCACCGAATACTTGCGGTAGCCGTCGGCCACGTTGTAGTCCACGGCCGCGGCCGTGGGGTACACCGCGGTGGGTTTGGTCAGGTAGTCGACCGCGGCCGCGTACTTGCCGATGGGGCCGATCGCGATCCAGTTCTTGTTGCGCCACATGTCGCCCACGATGCTCATGCGGTCGCCGCCCTTGCTGCCGCCGCGGATCGACGGCAGCGTCACGGCATTGCCCTGGTCGATGATCTGCTGGAAGCACTTCACGAAGTTGTTGACGGCCTCCATGCCCACCGGCGTCTCCTGGTGGGCGTTGGTGACCTCGACGATCTCGCCGAGCGTGCTGCTCTTCCGGTAGTTGGCGACGAGTTGCTGGGTGAGCGACAGGAACAGGTCGACCTTCACGCTCTGGTACTGCGTGGTGTCGGCGGTGTGCGGGCGGTTGCAGGCCCACATGTCGGAGCCGAACACCCAGCCGGTCTGGTTGACGATGAAGGTCACCGTGCCGTTCGTGTGGCCGGGCTGGATCCACACCGTGCCCTGCACGTTGCCGAGGTCCAGCACCTGGCCGTCGGCCACGGCCACCGCCGACGTGCCGGCGGCCTTGAAGTCGGTGCGGCTCGATGCCATGAACGCGGCCTTCTCGATGGCCGATGCGTACAGCGTGACCCCGGCCGACGTGAAGTTCCAGATCTGCTCGGCGTGGTCGGGGTGGTTGTGGCCCACGATCACGTCGTACGGCTTCGTCGCGATCGTGTCGATGAAGGTCTTCAGGTTGGCCTTCTGGTAGCCGTACTCGCCGCAGTCGAACACGAGGCCGCGGTCGGAGCCCTCGATGTAGAACACGAAGGCCTGGTAGTACTCGGCGGGGTTGTGGATCTTCCACACGGTGGGCGAGGTGGCCGTGCCGGGGTGCATCAGCTTCGCCTGGAACGCGCCCACCTGCGGGCGCACGATGTTCCACATGAACTCGCGCACCGGGCTCGACACGAGGCCGTTCTTCTTCGCCACCGTCTTCAGCCGGTAGAGGCGCGAGTCGGTGGTGGAGGAGAGCGGGTTGACGAACTGCAGCACGCCGTCGGCGGTGAAGTCGTACACGGCGCCGGCGGTGGTCGGGTCGGCGGGCTCCTTGCCGTCGAAGGTCACGGTGTAGTAGATCGTCGCGCCGTCGGTGGGCGTGGAGATGCGCACGTAGCGGCGCGGGGCCGTGGTGCCGGGCTTGCACATCACCTGCGTGGGCGACACGAACTTGGCGGTGATGGCCGCGAGGATCGCCTTGGCGTCGGCCTCGGTGACCGTGCCGGACGGCGAAAACGCCGTGGCGCTGGTGCCGGCCATGCAGCCGGCTGCCACGAGGGCGTTGACACTCGCGCGGCGCGCGGGCGTGATCGACGCGGCGTCGGCGAAGCCGGCGAGGGCGTCGGCGGCAGACGCGGGGACCAGGAAGGCCTTCACGTACATCTCCGCCGCTTCCTCGCGCGTGACGTTGCGGTCGGGGTGGAAGTAGCCCTGCGAGTTGCTGACCACCGCCTCCTCGAGCGCGGTCTCGATCTGCTTCGCGTACGGCGTGGCGCCGATG
This genomic stretch from Piscinibacter gummiphilus harbors:
- a CDS encoding isocitrate lyase/PEP mutase family protein — encoded protein: MTRIATLRHRFRELHATGCFVLPNPWDRGSARWLAGHGHVALATTSSGCAWSLGRPDGGMARDEVLEHLREMVAATDLPVNADFENGFGADPAAVAESVRMAVDTGVAGLSIEDSTGNPAQPLFDLDIAVARLRAARAVIDTAGGDTLLVGRAENFFVGRPDLDDTLVRLKAYAEAGADCLYAPGIRTREQIAAVVAAVAPKPVNLLIGWASDLTMADIAALGVRRVSVGGALARSAWGGFMRAARGLSAGRFDGFADAAPGVELNAFFAGPPSST
- a CDS encoding acyl-CoA thioesterase, which encodes MTPFDNAVALQPRPDGTQTGHTSPAYANMVGPFGGITAAQVVQSVLNHPQLLGEPVSLTVNYCAALADGAFTAVARPVRTNRSTQHWTVELQQQGEVVVTATVFTALRRETWRHDEHRMPDVPEPETLTPIPPQNRVAWLDRYEMRLLQGGIPQKWDGSELADSVTRLWVRDQPPRALDHASLTALCDVFFPRVWRRRATPVPAGTVSMTIYYHADGALLRETGDEPLLGQAQAQGFRGGYFDQTAQLWNRHGELLATTHQVVYYKE
- a CDS encoding NAD(P)-dependent oxidoreductase codes for the protein MTARPLRRIGLVGYGEVGRILAEDLRAQGVAVSAFDLKFAKADEAAPLRAHAEAHGVAVAASARALAEGVDLVVCAVTASQTLAAAEASAPGCAGGTWFLDFNSASPGAKARAAARVNEAGGRYVEGAVMTSVPPYRLRVPMLLGGPDADALAALLDPLGFAARVASDRLGVASATKMCRSVIIKGMEAMMIESLVTARHYGVEDSVLASLAETFPQIDWEKQAAYFFQRVIEHGRRRSEEVREVAETVREAGLVPWSADGTADRQAWVANLADDGVFTPRDSPGFARSADWRTEADRLLARLHPSP
- a CDS encoding substrate-binding domain-containing protein — protein: MATRALLADLAADWAAEGGDPVRVESVGGVDAARRVAAGEAFDVVVLASDAIDRLLAAGHLVAGSKVDLVRCDVAIAVPEGAPHPSVADEAGLRAAVSAASRIALSTGPSGTALVKLFERWGLADAVRDRLVQAPPGVPVGRLLAEGAADIGFQQFSELLGLPGIAVLGTMPPGLEIVTTFSAACCIAGRSMADVQPLLARWRSAATDEMKHRHGMIDARA
- a CDS encoding Bug family tripartite tricarboxylate transporter substrate binding protein; its protein translation is MTSIPRRALGLAIALGLLGAAAMPAAAQDWPTKPVRILTPFPAGAGPEAVVRVLAEKLQKKWGQPVIVENRPGGNGFIAIDAFKRGATDGTDLIQLDNVHLVAYPYLFKKLPYDPVKDFDPLTPLFRTYFFVGVPANSKYRTVGDIVADAKARPGALNYGSWSVGNPVHLGSALLESMTNTQMQHVIYKETSMLYTGVATGELDFALGSLATAGPLQRMGRIKFIAVTAPKRHPAFPDVPTVAESGGPAGYEMTGWTTIAAPKNLPKAVADKIQHDIEAALAEPDIKDRYATFGYETFPTTRTQFNAFINAESAKYADVIKRAKASLD
- a CDS encoding DUF6216 family protein produces the protein MDQITDLAAGIGEWLSVPVPLVGAAIMGVLVGWLCWRTRSTHPVLVRVWRLLMGGAAMADREIGALVEARDRLLKFRFLFVTRVRTLAQARRLGRWSVAHDEDLADVNACGPLFDHEQCRIAEDKLPTPGLQFVRTVLVACAIFALMLLAAGFATDRALLQFRTSKVWFLLGPDSARAMSDGTRVTAANCAAGTPATLGPFRADELQSLCEAFSKPGTAALVRDTVTQQRFAFGPLALAALCALGALLASLRAGEAARAMQRRLVRRRAGTASVGAHVPGPDHLRPAGDLPRDQLAEGLR
- a CDS encoding tripartite tricarboxylate transporter substrate binding protein, coding for MVSNDFLHMRRTVMLALAAAAWPAARAQSTRPLRLVVPFPPGGSTDILARAIGAKLGPALGQTVVIDNKPGAGGSLGASEVARAEPDGQTLLMGHIGTLAVNPALYPKLPYDPVKSFAPVAWVARVPNLLVVSARSSIKTLADLVAQARATPGHLTYSSGGNGSAAHIAFEYLKLQAKFPMLHIPYRGTGPSVTDLMGGQVDATFTGSPVVLPHVRSGQLRALAVSSVKRLPSLPDVPTVAECGFPGFDADQWYGVVAPAGTPAAVVTRLNAEINKALQNPQVAQQLDGEGAVPVPGSPQAFGELIAREIPRWAKVVRAGNMRAD
- a CDS encoding cadherin-like beta sandwich domain-containing protein, producing MSDKTQAENEIPVARRTATPDAPERMTRRLFGKLIGVPALLASTTAATLSACGGSDDDEPAPSPASSATLTRGAFVATIANHFDWVHSSEYNDAYKAVQPTFVDVFIGATPYAKQIETALEEAVVSNSQGYFHPDRNVTREEAAEMYVKAFLVPASAADALAGFADAASITPARRASVNALVAAGCMAGTSATAFSPSGTVTEADAKAILAAITAKFVSPTQVMCKPGTTAPRRYVRISTPTDGATIYYTVTFDGKEPADPTTAGAVYDFTADGVLQFVNPLSSTTDSRLYRLKTVAKKNGLVSSPVREFMWNIVRPQVGAFQAKLMHPGTATSPTVWKIHNPAEYYQAFVFYIEGSDRGLVFDCGEYGYQKANLKTFIDTIATKPYDVIVGHNHPDHAEQIWNFTSAGVTLYASAIEKAAFMASSRTDFKAAGTSAVAVADGQVLDLGNVQGTVWIQPGHTNGTVTFIVNQTGWVFGSDMWACNRPHTADTTQYQSVKVDLFLSLTQQLVANYRKSSTLGEIVEVTNAHQETPVGMEAVNNFVKCFQQIIDQGNAVTLPSIRGGSKGGDRMSIVGDMWRNKNWIAIGPIGKYAAAVDYLTKPTAVYPTAAAVDYNVADGYRKYSVLSHVELTGGKLVGTDVFWAAPANGVPNSLPDKFDPWTYAYTINVPAGTTSVSFKPVPLSTKVSSLKVNGTSVTPGAATTVAVSAGSIVKVDVVSPDGGTTSSYTFTIAVV